A single Macaca mulatta isolate MMU2019108-1 chromosome 15, T2T-MMU8v2.0, whole genome shotgun sequence DNA region contains:
- the LOC711690 gene encoding prostaglandin reductase 1 — translation MVRTKIWTLKKHFVGHPTKSDFELKTAELPPLKNGEVLLEALFLTVDPYMRFLAKTLKEGDRMMGQQVARVVESKNADLPKGTIVLTSPGWTTHSISDGKDLEKLLTEWPDTIPVSLALGTIGMPGLTAYFGLLEICGVKGGETVMVNAAAGAVGSVVGQIAKLKGCKVVAAAGSDKKVAYLQKLGFDVVFNYKTVESLEETLKKASPDGYDCYFDNVGGEFSNTVIGQMKKFGRIAICGAISTYNRTGPLPPGPNPETIILQELHIQGFVVYRWQGDVRQKALKDLLKWVSEGKIQDKEYIIEGFENMPAAFMGMLKGDNLGKTIVKV, via the exons ATGGTTCGTACTAAGATATGGACCCTGAAGAAGCACTTTGTTGGCCATCCTACTAAGAGTGACTTTGAGTTGAAGACAGCTGAGCTACCACCCTTAAAAAATGGAG AGGTCCTGCTTGAAGCTTTGTTCCTCACCGTGGATCCTTACATGAG atttttagcCAAAACATTGAAAGAAGGTGATAGAATGATGGGGCAGCAAGTGGCCAG AGTTGTGGAAAGTAAAAATGCAGACCTACCAAAAGGAACTATTGTACTGACTTCTCCAGGCTGGACAACACACTCCATTTCTGATGGGAAAGATCTGGAAAAGCTGCTGACAGAGTGGCCAGACACAATACCAGTGTCTTTGGCTCTGGGGACAATTGGCATGCCAGG cCTGACTGCCTACTTTGGCCTTCTTGAAATCTGTGGTGTGAAGGGTGGAGAAACAGTGATGGTTAATGCAGCAGCTGGAGCTGTGGGCTCTGTTGTGGGGCAGATTGCAAAGCTCAAG ggCTGCAAAGTTGTTGCAGCAGCAGGGTCTGATAAAAAGGTTGCCTACCTTCAAAAGCTTGGATTTGATGTTGTCTTTAACTACAAGACAGTAGAGTCTTTGGAAGAAACCTTGAAGAAAGCCTCTCCTGATGGTTACGATTGTTATTTTGATAAT GTAGGTGGAGAGTTTTCAAACACTGTTATCGGCCAGATGAAGAAATTTGGAAGGATTGCCATATGTGGAGCCATCTCTACATATAACAGAACCGGCCCACTTCCCCCAG GTCCAAACCCAGAGACTATTATCCTTCAGGAGCTTCACATACAAGGCTTTGTCGTCTACCGCTGGCAAGGAGATGTCCGCCAAAAAGCTCTGAAGGACTTGCTGAAATGGGTCTCAGAG GGTAAAATCCAGGACAAGGAATATATCATCGAAGGATTTGAAAACATGCCAGCTGCATTTATGGGAATGCTGAAAGGAGATAATTTGGGGAAAACAATAGTGAAAGTATGA